A single Triticum dicoccoides isolate Atlit2015 ecotype Zavitan chromosome 2A, WEW_v2.0, whole genome shotgun sequence DNA region contains:
- the LOC119352685 gene encoding probable indole-3-pyruvate monooxygenase YUCCA9 codes for MVLLSMDSLFSPRCVWVNGPIIIGAGPSGLAVGASLREQGVPYIMLEREDCIASLWQKRTYDRLKLHLPKQFCQLPRMPFPADYPEYPTRRQFIDYLESYAAAFDVKPEFGSTVQSARYDETSGLWRVHSSSAASGEMEYIGRWLVVATGENAENVVPDIPGLDGFAGEVAHVSEYKSGEKYKGKRVLVVGCGNSGMEVSLDLCDHGALPSMVVRDAVHVLPREVMGKSTFELATLLMAWLPLWFVDKIMVFLSWIILGNLAGFGIRRPAIGPLTLKNKYGKTPVLDTGALAKIRSGDITVVPGVSRFTKSRAELTDGTALDLDAVVMATGYRSNVPQWLQGTDFFGKDGYPTTAFPNGWKGQSGLYSVGFTRRGLSGASADAVRIAKDLGQVWREETKPTTKRAAGACHRRCISVIF; via the coding sequence ATGGTGCTCCTCTCTATGGACAGCCTCTTCTCCCCGCGCTGCGTGTGGGTGAACGGGCCCATCATCATCGGCGCCGGGCCCTCGGGCCTCGCCGTGGGCGCCAGCCTCCGGGAGCAGGGCGTGCCGTACATCATGCTGGAGCGCGAGGACTGCATCGCCTCCCTCTGGCAGAAGCGCACCTACGACCGCCTCAAGCTCCACCTCCCCAAGCAGTTCTGCCAGCTCCCCCGCATGCCCTTCCCCGCCGACTACCCCGAGTACCCCACCCGCCGCCAGTTCATCGACTACCTCGAGTCCTACGCCGCCGCCTTCGACGTCAAGCCCGAGTTCGGCAGCACCGTGCAGTCCGCCCGCTACGACGAGACCTCGGGGCTCTGGCGcgtgcactcctcctccgccgcctccggcgAGATGGAGTACATCGGCCGCTGGCTCGTGGTCGCCACCGGCGAGAACGCCGAGAACGTGGTGCCCGACATCCCCGGCCTCGACGGCTTCGCCGGCGAGGTGGCCCATGTCAGCGAGTACAAGTCCGGCGAGAAGTACAAGGGCAAGCGCGTCCTCGTCGTCGGCTGCGGCAACTCCGGCATGGAGGTCTCCCTCGACCTCTGCGACCACGGCGCGCTCCCGTCCATGGTGGTGCGCGACGCCGTGCACGTGCTGCCCCGCGAGGTCATGGGCAAGTCCACCTTCGAGCTCGCCACGCTGCTCATGGCGTGGCTCCCGCTCTGGTTCGTCGACAAGATCATGGTGTTCCTCTCCTGGATCATCCTCGGCAACCTCGCCGGCTTCGGCATCCGCCGCCCGGCCATCGGCCCGCTCACGCTCAAGAACAAGTACGGCAAGACACCGGTGCTCGACACCGGCGCGCTCGCCAAGATCAGGTCCGGCGACATCACCGTCGTGCCCGGAGTGTCCCGGTTCACCAAGAGCAGGGCCGAGCTCACCGACGgcaccgccctcgacctcgacgCCGTGGTGATGGCCACGGGCTACCGCAGCAACGTTCCCCAGTGGCTCCAGGGCACCGACTTCTTCGGCAAGGACGGGTACCCGACCACCGCCTTCCCCAACGGGTGGAAGGGCCAGTCCGGGCTCTACTCCGTGGGCTTCACCCGCCGCGGCCTCTCCGGCGCGTCCGCCGACGCCGTCCGCATCGCCAAGGACCTCGGGCAGGTGTGGCGCGAGGAGACCAAGCCCACCACCAAGCGGGCCGCCGGCGCCTGCCACAGGCGCTGTATCTCCGTCATCTTCTAA